From Bactrocera oleae isolate idBacOlea1 chromosome 4, idBacOlea1, whole genome shotgun sequence:
gatttcaaccaaattcggtacataacgttattttcatattactatgttatagtgcgaaaatgggccaaacctattggactacaaccacgcctatttcccatataacaccattttcaattccatctgattctttcaatttccactatgcatatcaagcaacaatgattatatcggggtaaaactttgcgtgaataatacgtttaaagtatgccaccttgtgaccaaaaattgtctaaaccgaaccaaaactgttcaagcccctaagtactaaatatgtggaccccagtgcctatagttaaccttctaccgaaaatatcagtcaatccacaaagagatctcggttacatccgaacttagcccttccttacttgttttgtatatactttatgtATATCTCGAGTAGTTTCaatttatacaaacaaccgttaggtgagcaaatCTAAGTACTATACTCTGTACAAtaagttgcgagagtacaaaaataAACTAGTAgtacggaaatcattatattggaTCTATGGAGACTAAAGGAGCGTTTGAATATCTAACATAATAACCGACGTACATATaaatggattgtatataatatatataaaatattacctagacacaaacatatatgatataaaattaGCCGGAAGAAGGGAGATCTTCATATTCATTATACCGGCGTTAACAAAAGGCATAAACCGGTCTCGACAATTTTTCATCGGCATTGCCGCTTGCCAGAAGCACTATTTCGGATAGGTTTCATTGCGACATCTTTGTAAATGCAAATTCTAGGGAAAGTATGCATGGTTTTCGTACAAATGCACTCATACTCGCACTGCACATTATGAATGTAATGAATCAAATTGCGTAAGTTGTGCTAGACGCTTCATTGACTTaaatcaatataataatatgttttattatttagaaGCTACACTACTTACATATCGGAAGGAATCATCATCATTAAACGATGTATATActgaagtttatttttttttttaattttacaaatgtgCGGTTGTATATAAGTCTGCTACTGCAAAAGTGCCATAAGTTAAGAATCACGCACttaagtacaatatatagatatatacgaTAGGGGCATTACTGACTAAATTTCCTCTGAAGAGCAAACAGCtatgatttaataaaaatatgtgcacTTAAAGCGGTCTTCACttaattaaatgcatttttcatattattatctTAAGTTGTTCACAATTCAACCTTATTTTCTTTATAACCCGCGTAAAACGTGTGCTCATGAGTAGAGCATGTtaacttaattaataataaatttgtaccAGGGTTTTAAACGAACATTCCGTTACATTAGCTACAGCCCATTAACAGCAAACTGATCTTATTAGCTGTGTCTTTTGTAATATCCGTGAGTCATCTTCAATTCACCAATTTAAATTCGTTTTATGTTATCTCTATTTGATTATGCTAATCTATTTGATTTATATCAGTTCTTTAATCGATATGCTACACTCCATCGTTTAACAGCCGTAGTATACATACCTTGTGCTTTTGCCTAAGAACTTTCAATGCGatacagttatatgtatatgtaaattcataTTCACcaatatttaacattattttttactgTGTTAACTCATGTTCATTTATGATTTGTATTATCAAACCTTATGTCATTCGTATTATATCATATGATAAGTTTATTGGTTTTAAAGTGGCATTTGGCAACACTTTGTAATCAGTCGGCGTTGGTAAATCTGCGCGTGAGGTTTACGTTTTTTGAAAtcgcataaaataaaaaatatatataaataatatagagttataaattaataaaggtATATCTTCGCGCCGgtcaataatataatttctttgcatatttttttagaagTATATTTCCTATATAATTACGGTACGATTACAGtacatattctcaaatatacatacatatactgttATTAAAACGCGAAGGCTAATGCAGTTTTGAAACGGAAGAGTTTAGTGCTACACGATAAACAATGTAATTAGGGCTTTTTTATTTCCtgtgtgtaaatataaatatttttttgaagtgccAACAAGTGAACATGTGGAAAACACAACTTTTTTCCAGCTGCAATTTTCGTTATTTCCTAAAAGGTCACGAAAAATGTTAACCCTACTCGTCAACAAGTAGTTTCGTCGCAAGCGCTTATATactaccatctgatcaaaaatgacccggactaacaaaaaaaaactacaaatagGCTACTGAACCACTTGAAGCATGCCAACACTTAGTCCTATTTTCCATACACGCATCATAAGCGTCGATCGGTGATAGCTTTCttcaaattttggttttttcggtttcggctcatttttggagcagtATTCGCTAAATTGTTCGACAGTTTCGACgaaatattcataaacccaccaAGCATTTCTTTACGACCtcggcatatatatataagaaagttCCTGCCCACAGTGCTGAGAGCTACTTATTGATAGTGATGTGTGATAATATGATGTTACTATGACATCATCTGATTTGTTGACGTGacatgaaatttttgtttttggctgcCAGGCATATATAAGAAAGTGTCTACCCACGGTGCAAAGGACCACTAATTGGTAGTGATGTGTGATCATATGACGTTGAATGACATGATCTGATTTGTTGACGTGAcatgaaatttttattcttGGCTGCcgggcatatatgtataataaagtgCCTGCCTGTTTGGTACTCTTACTGTTGCTGAAGTGAGAAACATATGTTAATAGTTAATTATAATGTTTTAGTAAGGTGGCAACACTGGTTTCTAAGTTTCTCAATTccgaaatacattttattttacaaacaggtggcaaccattTATCTGTATATAAACAAAACAGTTCGACAATATTGTAACAAATATTAAACCATCAGAAGGATTTcaatattacatacaaattCTGCACAACAAAacgtgaaaattaaaaattataaagtaatatttattattaaatatttagaaagcGAATAGGCAGTAAGAGAACAAACAGTCGGTTCTCGAAAAACTGCCTTAATCTCACTACTTATCAAAAGTACTCGTATAATGTcactatttaaaaaagaaagctTAATACAACCGTTTACCCTTTTGAATACAAAGCGAGATAATGTCAATTATGATGAGATAAGCAATCTCAATGACGTATACAAAACcatatcaaaaaaattgtattaaagacTAAAGGAGCTCCTCATTAACGAGcagtatttattatatacgcttgtaaattaataatataaatgatttatTGCGTATATAACTtattattttgaagaaattgttctcTTCAAGGTTCTTGGTTCCTTGAAtagtttaaataaagttaaaaaggGGCTAAGAACTATTAATATGGATTCATTCTataattcagttaatttttttgaaatatattcaacTATTGAACGTATTTAAATGAAGCCTAGAAAAAAGTTTACagatttttaccatttttaaatgaaaactttcacaTGTCAAATTCCTTAAGCGTGATAAATTTTCTTTGAATATGatattactttaatatgaacTGTTCTGCAAGgtaaaaatagttgaatttgAAGTGATTGTGGTAGGTGTCCTAAAAGCGCGATCTAGTGCATCtcaccatatattatatatataagtgcataTTTATAATCCTATAACTATTTCgtttagtaataatttttaaaaccaacAGTTAGGTTACAGAACTAGTATATTCCTTCGCAACATGgcaattttaataatatctttTTTTGTAGATGACAGCGTCAACTATGCCAAAAACTGAAGAGGGCTCAAATTCAGAGTCGAACCTCAATGATTTCAATTCACGGTAAGATAATAGATAATGTATTAACGGAGTGATTATATAATAATTCACTAACAATTTCAGCACAGATTTGGTTAAAATATCGGAAAACGATGGTGAATACAACCCAGCAGATCATAGAGATCAAGCTAAAGGTCAGTCGACAGGTGGCGCTATGGCTCATTTCATAAAAAGCTCATTAGGTAGCGGCATTTTGGCCATGCCAATGGCTTTTAAATCGGGTGGTTTGCTGTTCGGTATGATTGCTACGTTGGTGGTGGGCTTCCTCTGTGCGCATTGTGTGCACATATTGGTAGGTTTTGAAAATTTAGCAAAGCCTTTAGCTTATTAGAGAAACATATACTTAAAatagtaaattaataaattgtctGCAAGCATATTAGGTGACTTTCTCAAAGGTTGCCATTTTAGCTTTAAGAAAAATGGTTTCAACGGTAATCCTAAACTCGTTTAGTTTTATgtccaatttcatttatttgaaacAATTGGCAACCCTTTTCGGATATAAGTGTTTACTATACCAGACAATCATTTCAAATCGTTTTAACGTTCACTATGTTGCCGCTGTATTTCAGGTAAAAACCTCACAAAGTATCTGCAAAGATATTAAAGTGCCTGCTTTGGGTTTTGCTGAAACCGTCGAGAAAGCCTTTGAAAATGGCCCCAAAAGATTGCATTCGTGGTCGAAATTTGCAAagtaagtttatttaaaaaataataataaaattcatatactatataatttatataatttctctCACATAGAGTTTTTGTGGATGCAAGTCTTATGGCAACATATTACGCCGCCGCTTGTGTGTACATCGTGTTTATTGCCACATCATTTCACGATGTGATCAACTATGACACCGGGCTTGAATGGCGTTTGCGTGTTTATATTTCATTGACAGTCATACCTTGCCTATTGATTGGTCAGATAAGAAATCTGAAATGGCTGGTGCCATTCTCTGCGATGGCAAATGTTTTCATACTGGTCACTTTTGGCATTGTGTTGTACTATTTATTTAGCGAACCATTGATATTCAGCgacaaggcattaattggcgaAGTCACAAAGATACCGCTTTTCTTTTCCACAGTCATCTTCGCTATGGAGGGTATCGGTTCAGTTTTGCCCGTGGAAAATGCCATGAAGAAACCGCAGCAATTCCTTGGCTGTCCTGGTGTACTCAATTCATCTATGTTCattgttgttatattatatgCCGTTATCGGATTTTTAGGTTATGTGCGTTATGGTGACGCTGTGCAAGGCAGCATTACATTGAATTTAAAAGATGGTGATGCGTGAGTAGCAATGtgtgaattatattatatattaatattgtacatattcacttaaaatttattttagtttggcTGATACTGCAAAATTACTAATGGCCGTGGCGATACTTTTCACTTATGGCTTACAGTTCTACGTGCCTAATGAAATCCTATGGAAAAAAATCGCACACAAATTCAATGAAAGAAACCATAATATAGTACAGATAATTATTCGTGCAGTTATTGTAGTGGTCAGTGGCGGCATTTGTCTTGCAATACCCAATCTTGAAATTTTCATTAGTCTTGTGGGTGCTGTATTCTTCTCCTTACTCGGTATGCCACACACAAATTTATCATTTCATTATTAACAAAcattaactttttatattaatttaaggtatctttgtgcccaGCGTTTGTGAAACAGTTTATTTATGGCCAAATCGCTTGGGATGGTACAAATGGAAgctatataagaatatattattatgtgCATTTGCGATATTTGCACTAGTTGCTGGAAGTTCTGCTAGTATAGATGAAATTATTACGAAgctaatacaaaataaagacaGTTAGGTTGAAAAATAAGTTTTAGCCTATCTAGTTTAAATTTGTCTAAGTAgtcaattttgtaattttaatttgttgtttgtttaatgaaaaaacgtattgtaatattttttaaatttagaaatacacaaaaaatattttacacaaaccGCTTGTAGCCGCTCTTCCTTTTCTCCttaattttcattgatttttaagttcaataaacgaaaaaagtttatattttttctagtaTTTTAACTCCAATCAACTCAACATTTCCAATAATGTCATCTCATGAAGTAACCAAAGATGTTTCATCATCTTCATCAGCCGGACGTACTCTGGTGTATTGCAATTCAAATTTAGAGAACATTTTTGccgtatacatgtgtatatgcaaTGTCTAATCCACGCAAAAATGTTTGATACAGCTTTTATGTTGCACATATAAGTGTATCGTACTTGTATAACATATAGCaaagaatttcaataaaattttcaaaacaatcaacttaaacttatttattacaaattaattaaaacctaAAAATAACACAGATAATAACTTTTCACTTCAACTCATTGTTTACGCACTAAGCGTCATGCTGATCGTGTTAAATCGTCAATTCAAACGGTAGGCCACCATTTTACTTCATTCTAACGAACGAATGCATTTGTTTCCTCTCTGTAACTTTCGCGCATCTTCAAATTCACAATAGAGTCCATATTAAGTAATAGTTAatgctatataattttaatttatatgcagAAAGTCAAAATTGTATGCCTATGTATTAAATTACAAACAATTTATGTGCTGAAATGCTAacataatacaagtatacattatatatatttttttttaaggtgttagttatatatttgttgtGAGTTGCATTACTGTGAATTTTTAACATATTCTCTGAATGTTTCGGTTGTGTAAATAACTGacttttatatattgttttaattcattttatataattccTTCGTTGTGTGTGAATATGgaattcgataaaaaaaaaattgctgtaaTGACGACAGCACTACCTTAACAATAGACACACTACCTTAAGCACGTTTTAAAAATACACCTAGCTGGTGAAGAATGAACTCTGAAAAGTAAGACTGTGTCATATTTAAACTATATTACATATAACGATAAAAAGTGCATATTCGCATGCTAAAGGCATCGGTATTACACCTTGAATGTGATGATATGCACTAAGAAAAAAGTAGTGTACGGGATAATTGCTCAAAGcgatatttaattattatgcacCACCGGACACACCTACGTATATCGTGTTTaacattatgtacatacatacatatgtactaaaataattcaaaataacagCGCAGATAtaaaagcataatttttatatgcaataTCTAACAatgaaataacaaaacaataaaacaaaaataaacgttTAACAATTCACCAACCGCAACAATAGCCACCCCAACACGTCTACCCAGCTTAATGGAATATTGTATAGCGAATTACACTACAAAGCGACACCTTCGCTAGCATcttagaatattattacctgCCGTTTTAACAGCTTTGAGAATTGTCATAATTTTAAACATCCCCGCTCAGTCAGCAAGCGATCGTGATATGAACAACAACGCATCGCAAAACAATATctagaaaagtaaaatttaatctaCAAGTACATACTTGCAAATATTCTCAAGACAAAAGATGTTAAGTAATTAATACTAC
This genomic window contains:
- the LOC106617860 gene encoding proton-coupled amino acid transporter-like protein CG1139; translated protein: MTASTMPKTEEGSNSESNLNDFNSRTDLVKISENDGEYNPADHRDQAKGQSTGGAMAHFIKSSLGSGILAMPMAFKSGGLLFGMIATLVVGFLCAHCVHILVKTSQSICKDIKVPALGFAETVEKAFENGPKRLHSWSKFAKVFVDASLMATYYAAACVYIVFIATSFHDVINYDTGLEWRLRVYISLTVIPCLLIGQIRNLKWLVPFSAMANVFILVTFGIVLYYLFSEPLIFSDKALIGEVTKIPLFFSTVIFAMEGIGSVLPVENAMKKPQQFLGCPGVLNSSMFIVVILYAVIGFLGYVRYGDAVQGSITLNLKDGDALADTAKLLMAVAILFTYGLQFYVPNEILWKKIAHKFNERNHNIVQIIIRAVIVVVSGGICLAIPNLEIFISLVGAVFFSLLGIFVPSVCETVYLWPNRLGWYKWKLYKNILLCAFAIFALVAGSSASIDEIITKLIQNKDS